From the Synechococcus sp. HK01-R genome, one window contains:
- the tsf gene encoding translation elongation factor Ts: MAAVSAKLVKDLRDKTGAGMMDCKKALAATDGDCDKAIEWLRQKGIASAEKKSGRTAAEGSIGSYIHTGARVGVLVEVNCETDFVARGDMFQELLRDVAMQVAACPNVEYVTTDEIPDEIRDREKAIEMGRDDLDGKPEAMKEKIVEGRIGKRLKELALMEQPFIKDSSITVAELVKQAAGKIGENVKVRRFTRYTLGEGIEIEQVDFATEVASMTAG; the protein is encoded by the coding sequence ATGGCTGCCGTTTCCGCCAAGCTTGTCAAGGACCTGCGCGATAAGACCGGCGCGGGAATGATGGATTGCAAGAAAGCCCTTGCAGCGACCGATGGTGATTGCGATAAGGCCATTGAGTGGTTGCGGCAGAAGGGCATTGCCAGCGCTGAGAAGAAGTCCGGCCGTACCGCCGCTGAGGGCTCGATCGGCAGCTACATCCACACCGGCGCCCGCGTGGGTGTTCTGGTTGAGGTGAACTGCGAGACCGACTTTGTGGCACGTGGCGACATGTTCCAGGAGCTGCTCCGCGATGTGGCCATGCAGGTGGCCGCATGCCCCAACGTCGAATACGTCACCACTGACGAGATCCCTGACGAGATTCGCGACCGCGAAAAGGCGATTGAGATGGGTCGTGACGACCTGGATGGCAAGCCTGAAGCGATGAAGGAGAAGATCGTTGAGGGCCGTATCGGCAAGCGCCTCAAGGAGCTTGCTCTGATGGAGCAGCCCTTCATCAAGGACAGCTCGATCACTGTTGCTGAGCTGGTTAAGCAGGCCGCCGGCAAGATTGGTGAAAACGTCAAGGTGCGTCGCTTCACCCGTTACACCCTTGGCGAGGGTATCGAGATTGAGCAGGTGGACTTCGCCACTGAAGTCGCCTCCATGACGGCTGGCTGA
- a CDS encoding glycosyltransferase family 2 protein, which yields MFASVVIPTYNRRPILEKCLLALEDQRLTTDLEAYEVVVVDDGSSDGTPDWLRRDAGRFPHVRLVEQAHGGPAEGRNRGVDHARGDVIVFIDSDLVVTPTFLASHAAALKQSWSQRGDRLCFTYGAVINTANFESPTAERHKLRDLSWAYFATGNVAIDRQVLERSGLFDTGFRLYGWEDLELGERLRQMGVVLVKCPQAVGYHWHPAFRLEQIPDLIRVERERAKMGLVFYRKHPSRRVRFIIQFTWLHRLLWELLTLGGLLNERSLRPLLAWLIRRGRPDLAMELLRLPLNRIGVRAMALEARQQGMA from the coding sequence ATGTTTGCCAGCGTCGTCATCCCCACCTACAACCGGCGGCCGATCCTGGAGAAGTGTCTGCTGGCCTTGGAGGATCAGCGCCTGACTACCGACCTCGAGGCCTATGAGGTGGTGGTGGTCGATGACGGCTCCAGTGATGGCACGCCTGACTGGCTGCGTCGGGACGCTGGTCGCTTTCCGCATGTGCGTCTGGTGGAGCAGGCCCATGGCGGGCCCGCGGAGGGGCGGAACCGGGGTGTCGATCACGCTCGTGGTGACGTGATTGTTTTCATCGATAGCGATCTTGTGGTCACTCCCACATTTCTGGCCTCCCACGCGGCGGCCTTGAAACAGTCCTGGAGTCAGCGCGGTGATCGGCTTTGTTTCACCTATGGCGCTGTGATCAACACCGCCAATTTTGAGAGCCCCACCGCTGAACGACACAAACTCCGCGATTTGTCCTGGGCCTATTTCGCCACTGGCAATGTGGCGATCGATCGACAGGTCCTGGAACGGTCTGGACTCTTCGACACCGGTTTCCGCCTTTACGGCTGGGAGGATCTTGAACTCGGTGAGCGACTCCGCCAGATGGGTGTTGTTCTCGTCAAGTGCCCTCAGGCGGTGGGGTATCACTGGCATCCGGCATTCCGTCTTGAGCAGATCCCCGATTTGATCAGGGTGGAGCGTGAGCGAGCCAAGATGGGGCTGGTTTTTTATCGCAAGCACCCCAGCCGCCGGGTGCGATTCATCATTCAGTTCACCTGGTTGCATCGCTTGCTTTGGGAGCTGCTCACCCTTGGCGGTCTGCTGAACGAACGCTCCCTGAGGCCGCTGCTTGCCTGGCTCATTCGCCGCGGGCGGCCCGATCTGGCGATGGAATTGCTCCGGCTACCCCTCAATCGGATCGGGGTGCGGGCTATGGCGCTTGAAGCTCGCCAGCAAGGGATGGCTTGA
- a CDS encoding NADPH-dependent assimilatory sulfite reductase hemoprotein subunit, producing the protein MSQSDVDASKGLEDQGSGAVSQALPKAEQRKLDSDYLREPLLTELKNELPQFSEDALQILKFHGSYQQDDRDRREKGRDKHWQMMLRLRSPGGRIPADLFLALDDLSDRLGDGSLRATTRQAFQMHGVAKSDLKEVIGTIIRQMGSTLAACGDINRNVMAPAAPFEKDGYPAARQLADEIADLLSPEAAEGSYLDLWVDGDLSYRIKPSRGVKAARQRQKEGGVNSGSEQEPLYGDTYLPRKFKVAVTVPGDNSVDLLTQDIGLVAFADATGALKGCNVYVGGGMGRTHNKEETFARVADPLGYVAADQVFDLVQSILALQRDHGDRRLRRHARMKYLLHDRGVQWFKQELKTRYFQGELKSLRNEPKAKLVDYLGWHRHRAGMWFVGIPLLCGRLQGELKAGLRRIVETYQLEIRLTPNQDLLLCNIGTPQRAGVRQALAALGIETPESPEALARHAIACPALPTCGLAITESERILPEVLNRLNTQLERLAISKPILVRMTGCPNGCARPYMAELGLVGSGVNQYQLWLGGSANLQRLARPFLDKMPLESLETTLEPLLISWREAGGRRTLGDHISKLGDAAVSELLAST; encoded by the coding sequence GTGAGCCAGAGCGACGTCGATGCTTCAAAGGGTCTCGAAGACCAGGGCAGCGGCGCGGTCTCCCAGGCTCTGCCGAAGGCCGAACAGCGCAAGCTCGACAGCGATTATCTGCGAGAGCCCCTGCTGACGGAGCTGAAAAACGAGCTGCCGCAGTTCAGTGAAGACGCCCTGCAGATCCTTAAATTCCACGGCAGTTATCAGCAAGATGATCGCGACCGCCGCGAAAAGGGTCGTGACAAGCACTGGCAGATGATGCTGCGGCTGCGCAGCCCAGGTGGCCGCATCCCCGCTGATCTGTTCCTGGCACTGGATGATCTTTCGGATCGCCTCGGTGATGGCAGCCTTCGGGCCACGACGCGCCAGGCATTCCAGATGCATGGGGTGGCCAAATCTGACCTCAAAGAGGTCATCGGAACGATCATCCGTCAAATGGGCTCAACGCTTGCGGCCTGTGGAGACATCAACCGCAACGTGATGGCTCCGGCGGCCCCATTTGAAAAAGATGGCTACCCAGCGGCACGACAACTGGCCGACGAGATTGCTGACCTGCTCAGTCCTGAAGCTGCTGAAGGCTCCTATCTAGACCTTTGGGTGGATGGAGACCTCAGCTATCGCATCAAACCCAGTCGTGGCGTGAAAGCGGCCAGACAAAGGCAAAAGGAAGGTGGTGTGAACTCAGGGAGTGAGCAAGAGCCCCTCTACGGCGACACTTATCTGCCACGCAAATTCAAAGTGGCCGTCACCGTGCCCGGTGACAATTCCGTCGACCTGCTGACCCAGGACATTGGTCTTGTCGCCTTTGCCGATGCCACAGGAGCCCTGAAGGGTTGCAACGTGTACGTGGGCGGAGGCATGGGTCGAACCCATAACAAGGAGGAGACCTTTGCCCGCGTCGCTGACCCCCTTGGTTACGTAGCAGCCGATCAGGTGTTTGACCTGGTTCAGTCGATTCTTGCCCTCCAGAGGGACCACGGAGATCGCCGGCTGCGTCGCCATGCCCGAATGAAGTATCTGCTTCACGACCGGGGGGTGCAGTGGTTCAAGCAAGAGCTCAAGACACGCTATTTCCAAGGAGAGCTCAAATCACTCCGCAATGAGCCCAAGGCCAAGCTCGTGGATTATCTGGGCTGGCACCGCCATCGTGCCGGGATGTGGTTCGTTGGGATTCCCCTCCTTTGCGGGCGCTTGCAGGGCGAACTCAAAGCCGGCCTGCGTCGGATCGTGGAGACGTATCAGCTCGAGATTCGCCTGACCCCCAATCAAGACCTTCTCCTCTGCAATATCGGCACACCGCAACGGGCCGGAGTGCGTCAGGCCCTTGCGGCCCTTGGCATCGAGACACCTGAATCCCCTGAGGCCCTGGCACGCCACGCCATTGCCTGCCCGGCACTGCCGACCTGCGGCCTGGCGATCACTGAATCAGAGCGAATTCTTCCGGAGGTCCTCAACCGGCTCAACACCCAACTGGAACGCCTGGCGATCAGTAAACCGATCCTGGTGCGGATGACGGGATGCCCGAACGGTTGTGCACGCCCCTACATGGCGGAACTCGGACTCGTCGGCAGCGGGGTCAATCAGTATCAACTCTGGTTGGGTGGAAGCGCCAATCTGCAGCGCCTGGCTCGTCCCTTCCTGGACAAGATGCCGTTGGAATCGCTGGAAACCACCCTTGAGCCTCTGCTGATCAGTTGGCGCGAAGCCGGAGGTCGGCGCACCCTTGGTGATCACATCAGCAAGCTGGGCGATGCAGCGGTGAGCGAGCTGCTCGCCAGCACCTAA
- the rpsB gene encoding 30S ribosomal protein S2, with product MAVVTLAEMMEAGAHFGHQTRRWNPKMSRYIYCARNGVHIIDLVQTAVCMNNAYKWVRSAARSGKRFLFVGTKKQASEVVALEAARCGASYVNQRWLGGMLTNWTTMKARIDRLKDLERMESSGAIAMRPKKEAAVLRRELDRLQKYLGGLKNMRRLPDVVVLVDQRRETNAVLEARKLDIPLVSMLDTNCDPDLCEVPIPCNDDAVRSVQLVLSRLADAINEGRHGANDQRGADDAEG from the coding sequence ATGGCTGTTGTCACTCTCGCTGAGATGATGGAAGCTGGCGCCCACTTTGGGCACCAGACCCGTCGCTGGAACCCCAAGATGTCGCGCTACATCTATTGCGCGCGCAACGGGGTGCACATTATTGACCTCGTGCAGACCGCTGTCTGCATGAACAACGCCTACAAGTGGGTTCGCTCCGCTGCACGCAGCGGCAAGCGGTTTCTGTTTGTCGGCACTAAAAAGCAGGCGTCCGAAGTGGTGGCTCTCGAAGCCGCCCGTTGCGGAGCGTCCTATGTGAACCAGCGCTGGCTGGGCGGCATGCTCACCAACTGGACCACCATGAAGGCCCGGATTGATCGCCTCAAGGATCTTGAGCGCATGGAATCCAGCGGAGCCATCGCCATGCGCCCCAAGAAAGAGGCCGCTGTTCTCCGTCGTGAGCTCGATCGACTCCAGAAATATCTGGGTGGTCTGAAGAACATGCGCCGCCTCCCGGATGTTGTGGTTCTTGTCGATCAGCGACGCGAGACCAATGCTGTGCTCGAGGCACGCAAGCTTGATATTCCTCTGGTGTCGATGCTGGACACCAATTGCGACCCTGATCTGTGCGAGGTGCCGATTCCTTGCAATGACGACGCTGTCCGCTCCGTTCAGCTCGTGCTCAGCCGCCTTGCCGATGCGATCAATGAGGGCCGTCACGGTGCCAATGATCAGCGCGGTGCCGACGACGCCGAAGGCTGA
- the recG gene encoding ATP-dependent DNA helicase RecG encodes MVAQPSERPPDESLKPALSAREMDVLKAWLQPLQTALGLEADRGFSNLQGRQERFHAFLSRQCAAPPPCPLPQDSLHRLATLAQEFAGYPELEEPSRRRLVTTTRQWLHGLRQRLEPSTPMAPPRLRVQAAPVSSSTGNGRESLALDAALSKVRGIGPKLAERLAALGLLVVRDLLLYFPRDYVDYSALRRIEALEPGETATIVATVRRCHGFTSPRNPNLSILELQLQDPTGRLKVTRFLAGRRFSSPAALHAQARLYPPGATVAVSGLVKTGPYGVSFQDPLIEVMESASSPLRSRQIGRLIPVYALTEGLSADRMRSLVETVLPASSQWSDPLPIETQRRRQLMPRPDALRVIHQPSDREQLQQARRRLVFDEFLLLQLGLMQRRSRWRQRQAPVLSIAGQRDGLVGRFLEQLPFQFTAAQQRVLAEIEQDLARAEPMARLVQGDVGSGKTVVAIAALLKAVESGWQGALMAPTEVLAEQHYRGLCRWLIPLNVTVELLTGSTPRPARRRMLTDLANGTLQILVGTHALIEDPVDFSRLGLVVVDEQHRFGVKQRNRLLAKGLQPHLLTMTATPIPRTLALSLHGDLDVSQIDELPPGRTPIQTQLLASTSRQEAYDLIASEIAKGQRAYVVLPLVEESEKLDLRSAVDVHRQLSEEIFPDRSVGLLHGRLNSADKQSVIRAFAEGRCDVLVSTTVVEVGVDVPEASVMMIDHADRFGLAQLHQLRGRVGRGAAASHCLLVNDSRNLLARQRLEVLVRSHDGFEIAEMDLRLRGPGQVLGTRQSGLPDLALASLADDGSVLEEAREEASSLIRQDPALEQYPTLRQLLEEQQRRLTAAGQLN; translated from the coding sequence GTGGTGGCCCAGCCCTCCGAGCGACCCCCAGACGAGAGCCTGAAGCCTGCGCTCTCGGCGCGGGAGATGGATGTTCTGAAGGCATGGCTGCAGCCTTTGCAGACCGCCCTCGGCCTCGAAGCGGATCGGGGTTTCTCCAATCTGCAAGGGCGTCAGGAGCGTTTTCATGCGTTCCTGAGTCGACAGTGCGCTGCTCCTCCCCCCTGTCCCCTGCCGCAGGACAGCCTTCACCGTTTGGCGACGTTGGCCCAGGAGTTCGCCGGCTATCCGGAGCTGGAGGAACCGTCTCGACGGCGATTGGTGACCACCACGCGTCAGTGGCTCCACGGCCTTCGCCAACGCTTGGAGCCCTCCACTCCCATGGCCCCGCCGCGTCTCCGTGTTCAGGCGGCCCCAGTGTCGTCTTCAACAGGGAACGGCCGTGAGTCGCTGGCCTTGGACGCAGCCCTCTCCAAGGTTCGCGGGATTGGACCAAAGCTTGCTGAACGATTGGCCGCTCTTGGTTTGCTTGTGGTGCGGGACCTTTTGCTGTATTTCCCCCGCGACTACGTCGATTACTCAGCATTGCGACGGATCGAAGCCCTTGAGCCAGGGGAGACGGCGACGATTGTGGCCACAGTGCGTCGTTGCCATGGCTTCACGAGTCCGCGTAATCCCAACCTTTCGATCCTCGAACTGCAGCTGCAAGATCCCACCGGCCGCTTGAAAGTCACACGCTTCTTAGCCGGTCGTCGCTTCAGTTCACCTGCTGCCCTTCATGCTCAGGCGCGTCTTTATCCACCGGGTGCCACGGTGGCCGTCAGTGGTTTGGTGAAAACTGGCCCCTATGGCGTGAGTTTTCAGGATCCGCTGATTGAAGTCATGGAGAGCGCCAGTTCTCCCTTGCGTTCCCGCCAGATCGGTCGATTAATCCCGGTTTATGCACTCACAGAGGGACTGAGTGCTGATCGCATGCGCAGTCTCGTGGAGACGGTCCTGCCGGCTTCATCCCAATGGTCGGACCCGCTGCCAATTGAGACGCAACGCCGCCGGCAGCTCATGCCTAGACCGGACGCCCTGCGTGTGATCCACCAACCCAGCGACCGGGAGCAACTGCAACAAGCCCGCCGCCGTCTTGTGTTCGACGAATTCCTGTTGCTACAGCTCGGTCTGATGCAGCGTCGGTCTCGTTGGCGCCAGCGACAGGCTCCGGTGTTGTCGATTGCTGGCCAGCGGGATGGCTTGGTTGGTCGGTTTCTCGAGCAGCTGCCCTTTCAATTCACGGCTGCACAGCAGCGTGTGTTGGCGGAGATTGAGCAGGATCTGGCTCGCGCGGAACCGATGGCGCGATTGGTCCAGGGGGATGTGGGCAGTGGCAAAACCGTGGTGGCCATCGCGGCCCTTCTCAAGGCGGTTGAGTCAGGTTGGCAAGGGGCTCTGATGGCACCGACCGAGGTCCTTGCAGAGCAGCACTATCGCGGTCTTTGTCGTTGGTTGATCCCACTCAATGTCACGGTGGAACTGTTGACAGGCTCAACGCCAAGGCCCGCTCGGCGGCGAATGCTGACTGATCTGGCGAACGGAACTCTGCAGATTCTGGTTGGAACCCACGCGTTGATTGAAGATCCTGTGGATTTTTCTCGCCTTGGGCTGGTCGTGGTGGATGAGCAACATCGGTTCGGGGTGAAGCAGCGCAACCGATTGCTTGCCAAAGGGTTGCAACCCCACCTGCTCACGATGACGGCGACTCCGATCCCCCGCACGTTGGCGCTCTCCCTCCACGGTGATCTCGATGTCAGTCAGATCGACGAACTACCACCAGGACGCACCCCGATCCAGACGCAGCTACTGGCGTCAACATCTCGCCAGGAGGCCTATGACCTCATCGCCAGTGAGATCGCCAAGGGACAACGGGCCTACGTGGTTCTGCCGCTGGTGGAGGAATCGGAAAAACTTGATCTGCGATCAGCGGTGGATGTGCATCGCCAGTTGAGTGAGGAGATCTTTCCAGATCGATCCGTGGGCTTATTGCATGGCCGATTGAACAGTGCTGACAAGCAGTCTGTGATCCGAGCGTTTGCAGAAGGGCGTTGTGATGTGCTCGTGTCTACGACCGTGGTGGAGGTGGGTGTTGATGTGCCGGAAGCCAGCGTGATGATGATTGATCATGCCGATCGTTTCGGTCTGGCCCAATTGCATCAACTGCGCGGACGTGTCGGGCGCGGTGCTGCAGCGTCCCACTGTCTCCTGGTGAATGACAGCCGCAATCTGCTGGCTCGTCAGCGACTTGAGGTGTTGGTGCGCTCCCATGACGGCTTCGAGATCGCTGAGATGGATCTGCGCTTGCGCGGACCAGGACAGGTGCTTGGAACACGCCAGTCGGGCCTGCCTGATCTCGCCCTGGCCAGTCTTGCGGATGATGGCAGTGTGCTCGAGGAAGCGCGGGAGGAGGCTTCAAGCCTCATTCGCCAGGATCCCGCTTTGGAGCAGTACCCGACTCTGCGTCAATTGCTTGAGGAACAGCAACGTCGTCTGACCGCAGCAGGCCAGCTGAACTGA
- a CDS encoding M15 family metallopeptidase, with translation MEPALLCLRPHPYASLGAPYGPGSDPFRLRQGVRQRLLLAQDELQRLQPSLRLGIFDAWRPVVVQSFMVEHAFLEECRRRQLDASQPSQASRHEEVRQLVERFWAPPSSDPTTPPPHSTGAAVDLTLVSEAGMPLDMGGEIDAIGAVSEPHFYSELAHRNPDSAEAVWHERRELLASCLSVAGFVRHPNEWWHFSYGDQLWAWRTAAAEAVYGRSD, from the coding sequence TTGGAGCCCGCTCTCCTTTGTTTGCGGCCGCATCCCTATGCGTCTCTGGGGGCTCCCTACGGTCCCGGCTCCGATCCCTTCCGGTTGCGGCAGGGGGTTCGGCAGCGATTGCTCCTGGCCCAGGATGAGCTTCAGCGGCTTCAGCCGTCCCTGCGGCTCGGCATTTTCGATGCCTGGAGGCCAGTGGTTGTTCAGTCCTTCATGGTGGAGCATGCGTTCCTAGAGGAATGCAGGCGCCGACAGTTGGATGCCAGTCAACCAAGCCAGGCCTCGAGGCATGAGGAGGTGAGACAGCTTGTTGAGCGCTTCTGGGCTCCCCCTTCTTCAGACCCGACAACGCCCCCTCCCCACAGCACCGGAGCTGCTGTGGATCTCACGCTCGTCTCCGAGGCGGGCATGCCTCTCGATATGGGGGGGGAGATTGATGCGATCGGTGCTGTCTCAGAGCCGCACTTCTACTCGGAGCTCGCGCATCGGAATCCCGACTCAGCCGAAGCGGTCTGGCATGAACGCCGTGAGCTTCTCGCGTCATGTCTGAGCGTGGCGGGATTCGTGCGTCACCCGAATGAGTGGTGGCACTTCAGTTACGGAGATCAACTGTGGGCTTGGCGTACAGCGGCTGCTGAGGCGGTCTACGGACGCTCGGATTAG
- the glyS gene encoding glycine--tRNA ligase subunit beta, whose amino-acid sequence MAATFLLEIGTEELPADFARLALPQLRERLQRDLKEWRLDHGDIQVTSTPRRLAVLVENLADGQDDLQEERKGPPVAQAFVNGEPGPAAIGFARRCGVDPSALEVRPTPKGDCVFASVLVKGQTTRELLQNAIPTWIDALQGRRFMRWGSGDQRFSRPVRWLVALQGDQIIPVALQGSDPVVNSGRCSRPHRLSSEVVELSNAGTYASAMAAAGVLVNRDQRAQVIREALGAKAQALQGEPDCPDSLFEELVDLVESPTVLAGAIADRFLDLPPEVIVTVMQSHQRYVPLRRPDVATDPLRLTAREVLCADFLLVSNGLDAAAERICRGNERVLSARLADAEFFLTVDRRQPSAERRDALDRVTFAEGLGSLRDRVDRIEWLTAQLLDQLSLDAAAQSAAIRAAHLCKHDLVSQMVGEFPELQGLMGGKYLLEEGEPRSVALAVVEHYLPRGAGDHLPSSDAGAVVALAERLELLLSIFAKGERPSGSSDPYALRRAGNGVLQILWNQGWRLDLLQLLQAAADHWSALFPAFQVNTSGLVADLVLLLRQRIQSQLEEDGHGVDLVQAVAGEGVTDGRLLSDPMDVLDRIRLLASLRQQGRLGGVQAVVQRAARLAEKGDLASSVLDASGVVDPARFESPSEQAMFDVVTRLLPLALSRDYQALASALDEATPALEAFFDGDQSVMVMADDPQLRDNRLNLLAVLRNQASQLARFELIQS is encoded by the coding sequence GTGGCTGCAACCTTTCTGCTCGAGATCGGTACCGAGGAACTGCCTGCCGATTTTGCGCGTCTGGCCTTACCCCAGCTACGGGAGCGCCTGCAGCGTGATCTGAAGGAGTGGAGGCTGGATCACGGTGACATCCAGGTCACCAGCACCCCGAGGCGCCTGGCCGTGCTGGTCGAGAACTTGGCCGATGGGCAGGATGATCTCCAGGAGGAGCGCAAGGGCCCCCCTGTGGCCCAGGCCTTCGTGAACGGCGAGCCGGGACCGGCCGCCATTGGTTTTGCTCGTCGTTGTGGTGTGGACCCTTCAGCTCTGGAGGTCCGCCCCACTCCGAAGGGTGATTGTGTCTTCGCTTCCGTCCTCGTGAAGGGGCAAACGACCCGTGAGCTGCTCCAGAACGCCATTCCGACTTGGATCGATGCTCTCCAGGGCAGGCGCTTCATGCGTTGGGGCTCAGGTGACCAGCGTTTCAGTCGGCCCGTGCGTTGGTTAGTGGCCCTCCAGGGCGACCAGATCATTCCTGTGGCTCTGCAGGGGAGCGATCCAGTGGTGAACAGCGGACGTTGCAGTCGCCCCCACCGCCTTAGCTCTGAGGTTGTCGAGCTCTCCAACGCCGGGACCTATGCATCCGCGATGGCTGCAGCGGGTGTCCTGGTGAATCGCGACCAGCGTGCTCAGGTGATTCGGGAAGCCTTGGGTGCCAAGGCTCAGGCTTTGCAGGGTGAACCCGACTGCCCGGACTCGCTTTTTGAGGAGCTCGTCGATCTTGTGGAGTCACCGACGGTGCTTGCAGGGGCGATTGCTGATCGCTTCCTCGATCTTCCACCTGAGGTGATCGTCACCGTGATGCAGTCCCATCAGCGCTACGTCCCTCTTCGACGTCCGGATGTGGCCACTGATCCGTTGCGGCTCACAGCCCGAGAGGTGCTCTGTGCTGATTTCCTGCTGGTCAGTAATGGATTGGATGCTGCTGCAGAGCGCATTTGCCGCGGTAATGAGCGTGTTCTCAGTGCCCGGCTGGCCGATGCCGAGTTTTTCCTCACCGTTGATCGCCGTCAGCCCAGTGCCGAGCGCCGTGACGCCCTCGACCGGGTCACGTTTGCCGAGGGGCTGGGAAGTCTGCGTGATCGCGTTGATCGAATCGAATGGCTCACAGCCCAGTTGCTGGATCAGCTCAGTCTTGATGCCGCGGCGCAATCTGCTGCAATCCGTGCCGCGCACCTCTGCAAGCACGATCTGGTCAGCCAGATGGTTGGTGAATTCCCTGAGTTACAAGGGTTGATGGGTGGTAAGTATCTGCTGGAGGAGGGGGAGCCGCGTTCTGTGGCCCTGGCGGTTGTGGAGCATTACCTGCCGCGAGGGGCTGGTGATCACCTCCCCAGCAGTGATGCTGGCGCCGTTGTGGCCCTGGCCGAACGGCTGGAGCTGTTGCTCAGCATCTTTGCCAAGGGGGAACGCCCCAGTGGCTCGTCTGATCCCTACGCACTGCGTCGTGCCGGAAATGGTGTCCTTCAGATCCTCTGGAATCAGGGTTGGCGGCTGGATTTACTCCAACTTCTGCAGGCCGCAGCCGATCACTGGAGCGCACTGTTCCCGGCGTTTCAAGTGAATACCAGTGGTTTAGTCGCAGATCTAGTGCTGCTTCTGCGTCAGCGGATCCAGTCGCAATTGGAGGAGGATGGCCACGGCGTCGATCTCGTCCAGGCGGTTGCCGGCGAGGGCGTGACCGATGGACGTCTCTTGTCGGATCCGATGGATGTGCTTGATCGCATTCGTTTGCTGGCAAGCCTGCGCCAGCAGGGGCGACTTGGGGGTGTGCAGGCTGTGGTTCAGCGTGCCGCTCGTCTGGCGGAAAAAGGAGACTTGGCGAGCTCCGTGCTTGATGCCAGTGGCGTGGTCGATCCGGCACGGTTCGAGTCGCCCAGTGAACAGGCGATGTTTGATGTCGTGACTCGCTTGCTTCCCCTGGCGTTGTCGAGGGATTACCAGGCGCTTGCCAGTGCCCTAGACGAGGCTACGCCTGCCCTCGAGGCGTTCTTTGATGGTGATCAGAGCGTGATGGTGATGGCCGATGACCCCCAGCTTCGCGATAACCGCCTCAATCTTCTCGCTGTACTGCGTAACCAGGCCTCGCAACTGGCCCGTTTCGAACTGATTCAGTCCTGA
- the chlP gene encoding geranylgeranyl reductase: MLRVAVVGGGPSGSCAAEVLAKAGIQTWLFERKLDNAKPCGGAIPLCMVDEFDIPDEIIDRKVRNMKMISPSNREVDIKLDPLGYDRNAYIGMCRREVFDAFLRNRAADLGTTLINGLVQKIDTGNNRQGPYTLHYADYSSGGPTGELKTLEVDLIIGADGANSRVAKAMDAGDYNVAIAFQERIKLPAEEMAYYEDLAEMYVGTDVSPDFYAWVFPKFDHVAVGTGTMQQNQSLIKGLQKGIRERASKRLFKGEVIKVEAHPIPEHPRPRRVVGRMALVGDAAGYVTKSSGEGIYFAAKSGRMCAEAIVEISNKGSRIPTEKEIKSTYLKRWDRKYGATYAVLDILQRIFYRNDAAREAFVEMCDDRDVQKLTFDSYLYKRVVLMNPWQQIKLTLRTLGSLLRGEALAPSDYGPVPSAVGRSDGDFLAEEAAQAIKAQAKEKETAEVS, encoded by the coding sequence ATGCTTCGAGTTGCCGTCGTCGGCGGTGGTCCTTCTGGGTCCTGCGCCGCTGAAGTACTCGCCAAAGCCGGTATTCAGACTTGGCTGTTCGAGCGAAAACTCGACAATGCCAAGCCTTGTGGAGGTGCGATCCCCCTCTGCATGGTGGATGAGTTCGACATCCCAGACGAGATCATTGACCGCAAGGTCCGCAACATGAAGATGATCTCCCCCTCCAACCGTGAGGTGGATATCAAGCTTGATCCTCTCGGCTACGACCGCAACGCCTACATCGGCATGTGTCGCCGCGAAGTGTTTGATGCCTTCCTGCGCAATCGCGCTGCAGATCTCGGCACCACCCTGATCAATGGACTTGTCCAGAAGATCGACACCGGCAACAACCGACAGGGTCCCTACACACTTCATTACGCGGACTACAGCTCTGGCGGCCCCACAGGCGAGCTCAAAACCCTCGAGGTCGACCTGATCATCGGAGCCGACGGAGCGAACTCCCGGGTGGCCAAAGCGATGGATGCCGGCGATTACAACGTCGCCATCGCCTTCCAGGAACGGATCAAGCTTCCTGCGGAGGAGATGGCCTATTACGAAGATCTCGCCGAGATGTATGTGGGTACCGACGTGTCCCCCGACTTCTACGCCTGGGTGTTCCCCAAATTTGACCATGTGGCTGTCGGCACCGGCACCATGCAGCAGAACCAGTCGCTGATCAAGGGTCTTCAGAAGGGCATTCGCGAACGCGCTAGCAAGCGACTGTTCAAAGGTGAAGTGATCAAGGTCGAAGCCCACCCCATTCCTGAACATCCACGGCCCCGTCGTGTGGTGGGGCGCATGGCGCTGGTGGGTGATGCAGCTGGCTACGTGACCAAGAGTTCCGGCGAGGGTATCTACTTCGCCGCCAAGAGCGGTCGCATGTGCGCCGAGGCCATCGTCGAAATCTCCAATAAGGGCTCTCGCATTCCCACAGAAAAGGAGATCAAGTCGACCTATCTGAAGCGCTGGGACCGCAAATACGGTGCCACCTACGCCGTGCTCGACATTCTGCAACGCATCTTCTATCGCAACGACGCGGCACGCGAGGCCTTCGTCGAAATGTGTGATGACCGTGATGTACAGAAGTTGACCTTCGACAGCTATTTGTACAAGCGAGTGGTGCTGATGAATCCATGGCAGCAAATCAAGCTGACGCTTCGCACACTCGGAAGCCTGCTCCGTGGTGAAGCTCTAGCGCCTTCTGATTACGGTCCCGTTCCTTCTGCTGTCGGTCGCTCCGATGGTGACTTCCTTGCAGAAGAAGCTGCGCAAGCGATCAAGGCACAGGCAAAAGAGAAAGAAACCGCGGAAGTCAGCTGA